GCCCGTTGGCTACTGTCTCCCTCCGCATTCTGTTAGAATCGCGGCAGTGAACCAAGAAGGATGGTCAGCATGATTCGATTTCTACTTGCGGTGCTGTTGAGTGCGGCTGTGGCCTGTACGGCCCAGGCCCAGAAGGGAAAGCGCGCCGCGGCCCCCGGAATACTGGAGTCCAACCCGGCGCCGGCTGCGGAAACGCCCGCGACGGAGGCGGCGCCCGGCATCGTGGACAGCGTGCCCGAACTGGAGGCCGCACCGGCGGTGCCGGAAATCGCGCAGCAGGCGGATCCCCTGGGCTTTGCCCTGGCCAACATGACCCTGCAGCAAAAAGTGGCCCAACTGATGGTGGTGACCATGTCGGGCTCCCACACGCCCAATCCTCCGGACCTGGCCTACCTGAAGGCCTACACACCCGGCGCGGCGATCATTCCGAAGGTCCTGAAACCGGCTTTCGCGGCGGTGTATGTGGCCAAATTGCGCGGCGTGCAGCAGATCTCCGGTGTGCCCCTCTGGGTCGGCACCAATCTCTATCGCCTGACCCGCGTGGAGCGGGATGAATTAAGCGAGTTCATCCAGCTCCCTTCTCCCCTTTCCCTGGCGGCGGCGAACGACCCGTCGACGACGACGGCGCTGGCGGAGCTTATGGCGGACCATCTTTCCGCAATGGGGTTCAATCTGCATCTGGGGCCTTCGCTGGAGTTGGCGCCGACGCTTTCCTCGGCCGAGGGCACGGTGTACAGCCTGGGCAGCGATGTGGAATTTATCGGCAATACCTACACGATCTTCCGGAAAGTCTTCGACGAGTACGGTATCGTGACGGTTCCGCTGGGCTTTCCCGGCGGCGGCACGAACCGTCAAAAGAAATCGTCGGCAGTATTGCTGACGCCCTCTACGCTGCTCAAAGAGAAAGACCTCGTTCCGTACATCCGAGCGATCGAGGCCAAGGCCCCGCTGATTCACGTGGGCAACACCCTGGTGCCCACGCTCGACCCCGCGAGCCCGCCGGCCTGCGTTTCCGAGGCGGTACTGAGCGGATTGCTCCGCAAGGAACTGGGCTACGAGGGCATCATCCTGGCGGGCCCCATGGATTCCCAGGACGTGGCGGGGATCCTCGATCCGGCGGAGGCGGCCATTCGCGCGCTGAAGAACGGCGCGGACATGATCTACTGGAACGGCGCGGGCAACACGGAAATGCGCGCGGTGGACAATATTGTGCTGGCGGTTGCGGAGAAGCGCCTGGAGGAATCCCGGATTGACGAAGCGCTGAAGCGGGTGTTGGAGTACAAGTTCGCCACCCTGCTCTCACAGGTGGCGGGCAGCGAACGAAAATCGGCGGGACTGGACAAGCAGAAGCAACTGGCCAAACGGGTTCAGGCGATTGAAAACCAGGCGATCACTGTCGTCCAGAACCGGGGCGGCATCCTGCCGCTGAGCAAGAACGCCTCCATGCCGGTGGGGGTGACGGGCACGGTGGGCGTGGAAATATTGACCAAAGGCCTGGAAGAACATTTCAAGCCCATATCCCAGCAGCTCATCACGACCGCGCGGCACATCGGCGAGATTGGTGATTTCGAGATCGAGCGGATCACCAGCCACATCCGGGGTATCCGCACGGTGGTGTGCATCTTCACCGACACGGACCGCCCGGAAGGGCAGGTGCGGCTGGTGCGCGCCCTGCAGGAGAAAGGCGCCAGGGTGGTTGTGGTGTTGCTGGGCTATCCGAGCAACCTGCCCCACCTGGCCGAGGCGGAGGCCGTGGTGCTCGCCTATTGCGACCCGGCAAAGTACGAAGTGACGATATCCGCCATGGGCAATATCCTTGCCGGGGTTGCGCCCATCGGCTTTCGCGATGTGGGCCGCGATATCAGCGTCAAATCCGGAGAGGCCCGCACCTTCAACGTGCATGATCTCATCCTCAGTCCGGCCGGCCGCCTGCCGGTCACGCTTTCCGAGCGCTTCCCCGTGGGTGCTTCCGCGCCCTACAACACACAGGAACTGCTGAAAAAAGTGCAGTGGGACTTCGGCGACGGCACGAAATCGAAAGACGCGCGGGTCGAACACACCTACACGGAACCGGGCCGGCACGCCGTCTCCCTGGCGCTCACCACGAAGTCGGGCGAGTCGGCGAACTACACCTTCCACGTGGTGGTGGATGGGGTACAATAGGCTCACGATTGAGATCGTCGTTGGCGCGCAAATGGTGACCTGGTGGATGAACCGAGAGACCTGTTCCTGTGATGTATGCTGACTTGAGAGCCCTTCTCAACCCTGAAAGCTTCCTGCGGGCCGCGGCGGTCGCCGTGGCGTTGCTCTGGCCGGTGGACCGCGTCGGGGCCGCGCCGCCCGCGGACCACACCACCTATATCGTGACGCTGCCGGGGGCCGATTATGGCACGATACTCCGCACGGAGGATGCGGGTGGCGTGATCGATCATTTCGACGGGGGCGACGTGCGCGCCTATGTGCACCACAGCCACTGGCGGGATTTCCTCAATGCGGGAATCCCCCACCGCATACTCGCCATACAGCCCGATGCCGACAAACAACTGGACGGCTATCCGAGCTATGTGGAACTGGGCGAGACCCTGGCCGCGGCTGTGGAAGCGCACCCCGGAATCTCGCGGCTGATCTCCCTCGGGCAGTCGGTGCAGGGGCGGGAACTGTGGGCCATCCAGATATCCGATCAGCCCGGCGTGGAAGAGGACGAACCGGAATTCGCGTATATTTCGACCATGCACGGCGATGAAAAGGTGGGCACGGTGCTCTGCCTGAATTTCCTGGAGATGCTGCTCGACGGCTATGGCGCCGACGAAACCATCACGGCCTGGATCGACGATACGGAGATCTGGCTCGTTCCCCTGATGAATCCCGACGGTTATGAAATGGGCATCCGCTGGAACGCGAATGATGAGGATTTGAATCGCGTCTTCCCCGAGTATCCCAACCAGTTCAGCGGCACCCTGCTCACCGAGGCCATGTCGACCGCCGGGCGCCAGCCGGAAGTGGCCCACGTGATGAACTGGAGCGCTGAGCGGAGCCTCTCCCTCCTGGCGAACTTCCACGGAGGCGCGCTGGTGATCAATTACCCCTATGACTTCATTCCCGGCGTGCCCAGCGGCAGCGACGCGCCCACGCCGGACGACGCGCTCATGCGCGATATCTCCGCCGACTACGCGGCAACCAACCCGGCCCTGCTCTCCAGCGTATCCTTCCCCGGCGGCATCAGCAATGGATCCGCCTGGTACAGCGTGACCGGAGGGATGCAGGACTGGCATTACCGCTTTACGGGCGCGATCGACATCACGATGGAGATATCGAGTCTGAAGACGCCCGCCGCCCGCACGCTGCTTTCATTCTGGGAGGACAACCGGGATTCCATGACGACCTATCTGGCCTGGGTGCGCCGGGGACTTCGCGGCGTGGTGACGGATAGCGTGACCGGCGCGCCCCTGCCGGCGACCGTGCGCGTGGACGACAATCCCCAGCCGGTGTTCACGGATCCCGAGGTCGGGGATTACCACCGCCTGCTAAAGGCGGGAAGTTACGCGATCACGGTTGAGGCTCCGGGCTATATCCCCTACGCGGCCGGCCCCGCGCTGGTGGGCGAAGGCGAGGCCACGCGCCTGGACGTGGCGCTGTCGCAGGGCGACGTGAACGGCGATGGAAGCATCGACGCGGTGGATCTGCAGGCCGCAATCAACGCCCTCCTCGGCATCGCGCCCGACGCGCGTGCAGATGTCGACGGCGGCGGGGTTTCGTCTACGGATGTTCAGCGTCTGGTGAATCGGCTTCTGGGACGTCCTTGATCCGAATCCCTGGGTCTGTACTGACGCCGTTGACCGGAAACTCCACATAGAGTTGCGCAATCACATCGTCCGTGGGACAGGTAAACTGGCAGGCCGTGATGAGGTGATAGTCGGAATCGTCCGAACTGCGGCGCCACACGAGCAACTTGTAGCCCAGGGGAAAGAGCCAGCGAAACAGCCCGCCGAAGCTCAGTTCGCCCGCGAGCTCCCGTAGTTCGCCGTCTTCGAAGGTGATCAGCACGCGCCCGCCCTCCACCAGCAGCGACGCCGATCGTTTCAGCACCTCGTCCAGCGCGATGCCGTGAGAAAGCGGCCGCGACCAGAGCACCGCGTCGTAGGGCGGTTCAGGCGCAGCGATGCCTTCCGCGAGCAGGCCCGCCGCATCGTAGGATTTCCCCCGTTGTTCGAGCAGTTCCGATGTCAGGGCCACGGCGGCGACGTGCTCCACGCCCCGACGCCGCAGGGCGACGCGGCTGGTGTCCAGGCCCATACCCACGTCCAGGAGGCGGCGCGTGCCAAAGGGCACGAATTCGGCCACGCGCTTGCCCGGCTTAAAGCGAGCGACGGGGCGTGTCCCGAGGTCGGGCATGTACTCCCGGAGGAGCGCCAGCATTTCGCTTACGCGGTGGGAATAGGTGTGCTTCTCCAGCACCTCCCGGCGACCCTCCGCGCCGATTTCCGCGGCCCACTCGGGGTTGTCGAGGCAGCGTTGCACCTGCGCCACCAGGTCATCGTCCGTATAGGTGATGAGGTGCCTGCCCTCTTCGAAGAGCTCGAAGAGCCCATTGGCCTCCGCCTCGCGGTTCGTGATCAGGGGTTTCCCGGTGGCCAGCGCTTCGAAGACGCGCATGTTGACGTCTTTGGCGATACTCGCGTTGAAAATAAGGCGGGTCTGGCTGTAGGCCTCGGCCATCTCTTCGCAACCCAGGCCAAAGGTGAAGCCCAGGTTGAAGTGCTCTTCGAGCACCTTGAGCCGGGCGACGCGCTGGCGGTTGACCATGAAGTGGGTGCTGCCCACGAATCCGATATCGAACTTCGCCTCGCCTTTGGCCGCGTAGTGGAAGCGCGGATCGCAGCCCAGGGGCAGCCAGAAAGCGCGGCAGCACCCGGCCCGGCGCATGTACTTCACCATGCCCTTCTGGGCGACAAAAACAAAGTCATACTGGTGAGCGTGAACGAACTCCCGGGGATCGTGCCACGTGTCGATGGAAAGATAGGCCGTGGGGCAACCCAGTTCGGTGATCCCGGTGACAATCCCCGCGCCCGATTGAATTACAACCACCAGGTCGGGATTCCATCCTTCGGGAAGCAGTTCCAGCAGGTTCACCGCGTCCAGATCGTCGCTGATGATATCGTTCCGGACGATGTATTTCTCCACCGCCTCCCAGTCGGGAAAATCGTGGTTCTCCCGTTTAGCCGCCGCGCCGATACT
This genomic window from Candidatus Hydrogenedentota bacterium contains:
- a CDS encoding PKD domain-containing protein — protein: MIRFLLAVLLSAAVACTAQAQKGKRAAAPGILESNPAPAAETPATEAAPGIVDSVPELEAAPAVPEIAQQADPLGFALANMTLQQKVAQLMVVTMSGSHTPNPPDLAYLKAYTPGAAIIPKVLKPAFAAVYVAKLRGVQQISGVPLWVGTNLYRLTRVERDELSEFIQLPSPLSLAAANDPSTTTALAELMADHLSAMGFNLHLGPSLELAPTLSSAEGTVYSLGSDVEFIGNTYTIFRKVFDEYGIVTVPLGFPGGGTNRQKKSSAVLLTPSTLLKEKDLVPYIRAIEAKAPLIHVGNTLVPTLDPASPPACVSEAVLSGLLRKELGYEGIILAGPMDSQDVAGILDPAEAAIRALKNGADMIYWNGAGNTEMRAVDNIVLAVAEKRLEESRIDEALKRVLEYKFATLLSQVAGSERKSAGLDKQKQLAKRVQAIENQAITVVQNRGGILPLSKNASMPVGVTGTVGVEILTKGLEEHFKPISQQLITTARHIGEIGDFEIERITSHIRGIRTVVCIFTDTDRPEGQVRLVRALQEKGARVVVVLLGYPSNLPHLAEAEAVVLAYCDPAKYEVTISAMGNILAGVAPIGFRDVGRDISVKSGEARTFNVHDLILSPAGRLPVTLSERFPVGASAPYNTQELLKKVQWDFGDGTKSKDARVEHTYTEPGRHAVSLALTTKSGESANYTFHVVVDGVQ
- a CDS encoding carboxypeptidase regulatory-like domain-containing protein; the protein is MRALLNPESFLRAAAVAVALLWPVDRVGAAPPADHTTYIVTLPGADYGTILRTEDAGGVIDHFDGGDVRAYVHHSHWRDFLNAGIPHRILAIQPDADKQLDGYPSYVELGETLAAAVEAHPGISRLISLGQSVQGRELWAIQISDQPGVEEDEPEFAYISTMHGDEKVGTVLCLNFLEMLLDGYGADETITAWIDDTEIWLVPLMNPDGYEMGIRWNANDEDLNRVFPEYPNQFSGTLLTEAMSTAGRQPEVAHVMNWSAERSLSLLANFHGGALVINYPYDFIPGVPSGSDAPTPDDALMRDISADYAATNPALLSSVSFPGGISNGSAWYSVTGGMQDWHYRFTGAIDITMEISSLKTPAARTLLSFWEDNRDSMTTYLAWVRRGLRGVVTDSVTGAPLPATVRVDDNPQPVFTDPEVGDYHRLLKAGSYAITVEAPGYIPYAAGPALVGEGEATRLDVALSQGDVNGDGSIDAVDLQAAINALLGIAPDARADVDGGGVSSTDVQRLVNRLLGRP
- a CDS encoding glycosyltransferase — its product is MKLRVCILARESLLSWPCYFLNAFREQCDVISIGAAAKRENHDFPDWEAVEKYIVRNDIISDDLDAVNLLELLPEGWNPDLVVVIQSGAGIVTGITELGCPTAYLSIDTWHDPREFVHAHQYDFVFVAQKGMVKYMRRAGCCRAFWLPLGCDPRFHYAAKGEAKFDIGFVGSTHFMVNRQRVARLKVLEEHFNLGFTFGLGCEEMAEAYSQTRLIFNASIAKDVNMRVFEALATGKPLITNREAEANGLFELFEEGRHLITYTDDDLVAQVQRCLDNPEWAAEIGAEGRREVLEKHTYSHRVSEMLALLREYMPDLGTRPVARFKPGKRVAEFVPFGTRRLLDVGMGLDTSRVALRRRGVEHVAAVALTSELLEQRGKSYDAAGLLAEGIAAPEPPYDAVLWSRPLSHGIALDEVLKRSASLLVEGGRVLITFEDGELRELAGELSFGGLFRWLFPLGYKLLVWRRSSDDSDYHLITACQFTCPTDDVIAQLYVEFPVNGVSTDPGIRIKDVPEADSPDAEHP